The following are encoded in a window of Calderihabitans maritimus genomic DNA:
- a CDS encoding MBL fold metallo-hydrolase: MVDIQQLPCDIFQVDLEDCGHKGRTAGYFVRGEEWMLIETGPASSAEVVVRAAEELGTRPEEVKYLAVTHIHLDHAGGLGVLSRHFPKATAVVHPRGVKHMVDPSRLRAGALAVFGPEKMKELGEIEPLSEDRIMAAGEGTVLSLGNRVLEVWETPGHAKHHICIYDRQSRGLFSGDAAGVFSPELSRQQGSPVLRPATPPPDFDGALMFKSLSRMALREIDRIYYTHFGLGEPARQLLEIVAGQVAIWLEIAKNLKKAGKTAEELVSTLEEYSRQWIFGDTKDMPNNLSPAAAQEWDFLFGMLNLSAKGIFRYIETL, encoded by the coding sequence TTGGTTGATATCCAGCAACTGCCTTGTGATATTTTTCAAGTGGATCTTGAGGATTGCGGCCATAAGGGCCGCACAGCGGGATACTTTGTACGGGGAGAAGAATGGATGTTAATTGAAACTGGACCAGCTAGTTCAGCCGAGGTGGTAGTCCGGGCCGCAGAAGAGCTTGGCACACGCCCCGAGGAGGTAAAATACTTGGCGGTAACGCACATTCACCTGGATCATGCCGGCGGTCTGGGAGTACTCAGTCGGCACTTTCCTAAAGCAACAGCGGTGGTCCATCCCAGGGGAGTCAAGCATATGGTAGATCCTTCCCGGTTGAGGGCAGGGGCTCTAGCGGTTTTCGGGCCGGAAAAGATGAAGGAGTTGGGCGAAATAGAACCTTTATCGGAAGACCGAATAATGGCAGCAGGGGAGGGTACGGTACTATCTTTAGGTAACCGGGTGTTGGAAGTATGGGAAACTCCCGGGCATGCCAAGCATCACATCTGTATTTACGACCGGCAGTCTAGAGGCCTGTTCAGTGGCGATGCTGCCGGGGTATTCAGTCCGGAGCTGAGCAGGCAGCAGGGAAGTCCAGTACTGCGCCCTGCTACTCCTCCTCCCGATTTTGACGGCGCCCTCATGTTTAAATCATTAAGCCGGATGGCCTTAAGGGAGATTGATAGGATTTACTACACGCATTTCGGTTTGGGCGAGCCTGCGCGCCAGTTACTTGAAATCGTAGCCGGGCAGGTGGCCATTTGGCTGGAAATAGCAAAAAATCTCAAAAAAGCAGGGAAAACGGCTGAAGAATTGGTTTCAACTCTGGAAGAGTATAGCCGGCAATGGATATTTGGTGATACAAAAGATATGCCGAACAACCTGAGCCCGGCAGCAGCGCAAGAGTGGGATTTCTTGTTCGGTATGCTGAACCTTTCGGCAAAGGGGATCTTCCGGTATATTGAAACATTATAG
- a CDS encoding flavodoxin family protein — protein MQILGIVASKRRLGNSDVLVREALEQAREAGAETEILYLDEYDLKGCRGCLACAYKGRCSLEDDMAVILEKLWLADGLVFAAPTYIFSPVAVVKALTDRALMLSPRLKDLEKRRRKAVTISVAGNPRWNPLGLEFLNQMVLAYGFSVLRGLEAYAPGPGEVLLQPELIAQVREAASFLVESLTNPQLSEPAAEPNQCPVCRGRVFRITSTGDILCPICLTRGRITGKGSNLSLEFEPGEEHFWTPQHRQEHLVNWILETRKRFRENLKAVKEAQKKYKEE, from the coding sequence ATGCAAATCTTGGGTATAGTGGCTTCCAAACGGAGGCTTGGAAACAGTGACGTTTTGGTAAGAGAGGCTTTGGAGCAGGCCCGCGAGGCCGGGGCAGAAACGGAAATTCTTTACCTTGATGAATATGACTTGAAGGGGTGCCGCGGCTGCCTGGCCTGTGCTTACAAGGGCCGTTGCTCCTTAGAGGATGACATGGCGGTGATATTGGAAAAACTTTGGTTGGCCGACGGCCTGGTGTTTGCCGCCCCAACCTATATTTTCAGTCCTGTGGCTGTAGTTAAAGCATTGACTGACCGCGCCTTAATGCTTTCACCAAGGTTGAAAGATTTGGAGAAACGACGTAGGAAAGCAGTCACTATTTCGGTGGCGGGAAATCCCCGGTGGAACCCTCTCGGGCTGGAATTCCTCAACCAAATGGTATTGGCATATGGATTTAGCGTATTGCGGGGACTGGAAGCCTATGCACCGGGTCCCGGCGAAGTATTACTGCAACCGGAATTAATCGCCCAAGTTCGTGAAGCGGCATCTTTTTTGGTTGAATCTTTGACCAATCCGCAGTTAAGCGAACCGGCGGCAGAACCGAACCAGTGTCCTGTATGCAGGGGTCGAGTCTTTCGCATCACCTCGACGGGAGACATCTTGTGTCCTATCTGTCTTACCCGAGGGAGAATTACTGGAAAAGGCAGTAATCTTTCCTTGGAGTTCGAGCCTGGAGAAGAGCACTTTTGGACACCGCAACACCGTCAGGAGCACCTGGTTAATTGGATTCTAGAGACCAGGAAAAGGTTCCGCGAAAATCTGAAGGCGGTAAAAGAAGCCCAAAAAAAGTATAAGGAAGAGTAG
- a CDS encoding damage-control phosphatase ARMT1 family protein encodes MNLECIPCYLKQALSALKQTSLSQEKKKQLLLQLAPLVAELRDDCTPAENSSYILHRLIELSEINDPFATAKRISNRQAQRLEPYLGNLLRTAEDPLEEAIKISVAGNVVDLGIQEDYDLQASLKQALSVPFARFDYNQFQEVLNKAEKVLVLGDNSGEIVFDKFLVAEISGRQKQVFYSVKSAPILNDATLVDAEEVGMTRIARVITTGSNFLGVVPEYCSPEFLKHFKDADLIISKGQANYETLEGTELAGTKTFFLLKAKCPVVATHLGVELGELVFLQNKPVQNDFDTYF; translated from the coding sequence GTGAACTTGGAATGCATACCGTGCTATTTGAAGCAGGCTCTATCGGCTTTAAAACAGACATCGTTATCGCAGGAGAAAAAGAAGCAATTGCTACTACAACTGGCTCCTCTAGTTGCGGAGTTAAGGGACGACTGCACTCCGGCAGAAAATTCCAGCTATATTCTTCACCGCTTAATTGAACTAAGTGAAATCAACGACCCTTTTGCAACGGCAAAACGAATATCTAACCGTCAGGCGCAGCGCCTTGAGCCTTACCTTGGCAATCTGTTACGGACGGCGGAAGACCCTTTGGAAGAGGCTATAAAGATTTCCGTGGCGGGAAACGTGGTAGACCTGGGAATTCAGGAGGACTATGACCTCCAGGCCAGCTTGAAACAAGCCTTAAGCGTTCCTTTTGCCCGATTTGACTATAATCAGTTTCAAGAAGTTTTAAATAAAGCGGAAAAGGTTCTGGTCCTGGGCGATAACAGTGGGGAAATAGTCTTCGATAAGTTTTTGGTTGCGGAAATTTCCGGTCGGCAAAAACAGGTCTTTTACAGCGTTAAGTCGGCACCTATTCTCAACGATGCTACCTTGGTTGATGCGGAAGAAGTAGGGATGACCCGTATCGCCCGAGTAATAACTACCGGAAGCAATTTCCTGGGAGTGGTACCTGAATATTGTTCCCCAGAGTTTCTGAAGCATTTTAAAGATGCCGACCTCATCATAAGCAAGGGACAGGCTAATTACGAGACGCTTGAAGGTACAGAACTGGCCGGAACCAAGACTTTTTTCCTGCTCAAGGCCAAATGCCCGGTGGTAGCCACTCACCTGGGGGTAGAATTGGGAGAGCTAGTTTTCTTGCAGAATAAACCAGTCCAAAATGACTTCGATACTTATTTTTGA
- a CDS encoding 4Fe-4S dicluster domain-containing protein, giving the protein MAKIVIENMQNCAGCYLCVLACSFFTRQERSFNLSEAKINVSRIDGQNRFRVSIDQNCSACGQCANFCHYGVLSKM; this is encoded by the coding sequence ATGGCTAAGATCGTCATCGAAAATATGCAAAACTGTGCCGGCTGTTATTTATGCGTCCTGGCTTGTTCATTTTTTACTCGGCAAGAGAGAAGTTTTAATCTATCCGAGGCCAAAATAAATGTTAGCCGTATAGATGGACAAAACCGTTTCCGAGTTAGTATTGACCAAAATTGTTCGGCATGTGGCCAGTGTGCCAACTTCTGCCATTACGGCGTTTTAAGCAAAATGTAA
- a CDS encoding aldehyde ferredoxin oxidoreductase family protein, whose amino-acid sequence MRGGYAGSIMYVDLTNRTVTRERLPEDYVHRFIGGAGINSRLLWDLVDPRVDAFSPDNALIFGTGPFVGTIIPGSSKSNVTAKSPHKKFQGLSGHGLFGMLKFTGHDHLIITGKASKPIYLKILNNQVEFCDASHLWGRDVWETTDAVWAEVGDSFMVSAIGPAGENLVKDASIITNKYATFARTGMGAVMGSKNLKAIAMYGTRPVKVADPKRLTKLINEVYKELTSHPNFLDWRKYGTLISLETFARMGIYAAKNYQKAYGKNLLKTFNYETFLSIKEGDVACLGCPVGCKHHLKLIEDGEELSVSISCLNAVLQSFGTFCLVKGWQNVVRCAAKAARMGLDLFSVGNLISFAMELYQRGIIDSKDTNGLELNWGDTEVVLELLEQIGRRRGFGNILADGLIEAPKHIARNAEEYAMQSKGLGLIYDPRIRLESTEIFSQFSNVRGHASNVSITMVKRKPEQIKRFAQKIGIPENRWPQVLQGSEGYNVARLTKWTEDVTSVMEFLGLCYFPMYQRFSMDIWVEIFKALTGMDSSVEKMLKAAENVWNIRRVYNMRAGATISDDSWPRRFVRESVSFNDKTYGPLNEQQMEQLVKEYYDERGWDPETGEVSETKLKELGLF is encoded by the coding sequence ATGCGAGGAGGATATGCAGGAAGCATTATGTATGTGGACCTTACCAACCGAACGGTAACCCGAGAACGATTACCGGAGGATTATGTTCACCGTTTTATAGGGGGTGCAGGTATAAACAGTAGGTTACTCTGGGACCTGGTGGACCCAAGGGTTGACGCTTTTTCGCCAGATAATGCTTTGATTTTTGGTACGGGACCTTTTGTAGGAACCATCATTCCGGGGTCTAGTAAATCTAATGTGACGGCAAAATCTCCGCATAAAAAATTTCAGGGATTGTCGGGGCACGGTCTTTTTGGTATGTTAAAGTTCACTGGTCACGACCATTTAATTATAACCGGCAAAGCCAGCAAGCCTATTTACTTAAAAATTCTGAATAATCAGGTAGAATTTTGTGACGCTAGCCATCTCTGGGGTAGAGACGTTTGGGAAACTACTGATGCTGTCTGGGCCGAAGTGGGAGATTCTTTTATGGTTTCGGCTATAGGTCCTGCGGGCGAGAATCTGGTGAAGGATGCGAGCATTATCACCAATAAATATGCCACTTTTGCCCGTACTGGCATGGGAGCGGTAATGGGATCCAAGAATCTTAAGGCCATTGCAATGTACGGTACCCGTCCGGTGAAAGTGGCTGACCCTAAACGTCTAACCAAACTGATTAATGAAGTGTACAAGGAATTGACCTCTCATCCTAACTTTCTGGATTGGAGAAAATACGGTACTTTGATTAGCTTGGAGACTTTTGCCCGAATGGGAATATATGCAGCGAAAAATTACCAGAAGGCTTATGGTAAAAATTTATTGAAAACTTTTAATTATGAGACCTTTCTGTCTATTAAGGAAGGTGATGTGGCTTGCCTGGGATGCCCAGTGGGCTGTAAACACCACCTTAAGCTTATAGAAGACGGAGAAGAATTATCGGTTTCCATTTCCTGCCTTAATGCAGTACTGCAGAGTTTTGGAACTTTTTGTTTAGTAAAAGGCTGGCAAAATGTGGTAAGGTGCGCAGCCAAGGCGGCGCGGATGGGATTGGACCTTTTCAGTGTTGGCAATTTAATTTCGTTTGCCATGGAGTTATACCAACGGGGAATAATTGACAGCAAGGATACTAACGGCCTGGAACTGAATTGGGGAGATACTGAGGTTGTACTGGAGCTTTTGGAACAAATCGGCAGGCGGAGAGGTTTCGGAAACATCTTGGCTGACGGTTTGATCGAGGCGCCTAAACATATTGCCAGGAATGCCGAGGAGTACGCCATGCAGAGTAAGGGCCTAGGATTAATCTACGATCCCCGGATCAGGTTGGAATCCACTGAGATATTCAGTCAATTTTCTAATGTGCGGGGCCACGCGTCCAATGTAAGCATCACGATGGTGAAGAGAAAGCCAGAACAGATAAAGCGCTTCGCCCAAAAGATCGGGATTCCTGAAAACAGATGGCCTCAGGTCCTTCAAGGCTCTGAAGGATATAACGTGGCCCGGTTGACCAAGTGGACGGAAGATGTCACGTCGGTGATGGAGTTCTTGGGCCTATGTTATTTTCCTATGTACCAGCGTTTTTCTATGGATATTTGGGTCGAAATCTTTAAGGCCCTGACAGGTATGGATTCGAGTGTGGAGAAGATGCTGAAAGCTGCGGAGAATGTCTGGAACATACGGCGTGTTTACAACATGAGGGCAGGGGCAACCATAAGTGATGATAGCTGGCCCCGCAGATTTGTACGGGAGTCGGTGAGCTTCAATGATAAAACCTATGGTCCTTTGAATGAGCAACAGATGGAGCAATTGGTCAAAGAATATTACGATGAAAGAGGCTGGGATCCTGAAACAGGAGAGGTAAGTGAAACTAAGTTGAAAGAATTAGGATTATTTTAA
- a CDS encoding iron-sulfur cluster biosynthesis family protein translates to MKLTVSDAASKQLAGYKGKNIRIFISGIGUGGSPRFGMALDEPKNSDTLIEKNGITFLVDDRIEKAFPEIHVDYRSSLFGEGFVIYAGENQGC, encoded by the coding sequence GTGAAACTTACGGTATCAGACGCTGCGAGTAAGCAACTAGCCGGCTACAAAGGAAAAAACATTCGTATTTTTATTTCCGGTATCGGTTGAGGAGGTAGCCCGCGGTTTGGCATGGCTCTGGATGAGCCTAAGAATAGTGATACGTTGATTGAGAAGAACGGTATAACTTTTCTCGTCGACGATAGAATCGAGAAAGCATTTCCCGAAATACATGTCGATTACAGGAGTTCACTTTTCGGTGAAGGATTCGTTATTTACGCCGGGGAAAATCAGGGGTGCTAA
- a CDS encoding nucleotidyltransferase domain-containing protein translates to MRQDKDVLKGLKRIVEEMVRRYSPERIVIFGSYATGGWYQGEPVDMLIITEDNARLEEEPQEKQTIYLDGLAVTPLVLSPQEISMRVAGDNDLIEEIIREGVVVYEKDLSRYSK, encoded by the coding sequence ATGCGGCAAGACAAAGATGTACTGAAAGGTCTGAAGCGAATAGTGGAGGAAATGGTGAGGCGGTATTCTCCAGAACGGATCGTAATCTTCGGCTCATATGCCACGGGTGGTTGGTACCAGGGTGAACCGGTCGATATGCTCATTATCACGGAAGATAATGCCAGGTTGGAAGAAGAGCCTCAGGAGAAACAAACAATTTACCTGGACGGTCTGGCGGTAACACCGTTAGTCTTGAGTCCGCAGGAGATCAGCATGCGCGTCGCGGGAGATAATGATTTGATTGAGGAGATAATCCGGGAAGGAGTCGTAGTTTATGAAAAGGATCTTAGTAGATACAGTAAATAA
- a CDS encoding DedA family protein — protein sequence MEFWGIDFSQLFVLATKLGYWGTAAALFIEGLTLPFPGGTFLLFYGFLASQGKISLLPTIISGSLGYTFACTVPYWIGRVGGRPILLSYGRYIGLSGKRFQQAEQWFAKYGMPLVAFGRLLFFRNYVSYLAGMAQMTPQSFYLYTWLGITPWVAYMVMMGYILGNNWKHPMVLVDRYSWPAAAAIILMILTVAVFYWSYKVRIADKG from the coding sequence TTGGAATTTTGGGGAATTGATTTTTCGCAACTTTTTGTCCTTGCAACAAAATTGGGATATTGGGGTACCGCAGCGGCACTGTTTATAGAGGGATTAACGCTTCCTTTTCCAGGGGGTACTTTTCTCTTATTCTACGGCTTTTTGGCTTCGCAAGGAAAGATATCTTTATTGCCTACTATTATCAGTGGTTCACTGGGTTATACATTTGCTTGTACGGTTCCTTATTGGATCGGCAGGGTAGGCGGAAGGCCGATTTTATTAAGTTACGGCCGTTACATCGGCCTCTCAGGAAAACGCTTTCAACAGGCTGAACAATGGTTTGCCAAGTACGGAATGCCGCTAGTAGCATTTGGTCGATTACTCTTTTTCCGTAATTATGTTTCATATCTTGCGGGTATGGCCCAAATGACGCCTCAATCGTTTTACCTTTATACCTGGTTGGGTATAACACCTTGGGTGGCTTATATGGTAATGATGGGTTACATACTAGGGAACAATTGGAAACATCCTATGGTCTTAGTTGACCGCTACAGTTGGCCGGCAGCGGCTGCAATTATTTTGATGATTTTAACGGTCGCAGTATTTTATTGGTCATATAAGGTACGAATAGCTGATAAAGGCTAG
- a CDS encoding LysM peptidoglycan-binding domain-containing protein encodes MKLISFGNNVCRSNTKKHFQFVAMVLLVTAIFFFLTAQVQRTVAADSGKAIFKEVVVRKGDTLWNVAKRHLQPGEDIRAFIYEIKQINSLETSMVYPGQVLRIPVIK; translated from the coding sequence ATGAAACTAATTAGTTTCGGCAATAATGTATGCCGGAGTAATACTAAGAAACACTTTCAATTTGTTGCAATGGTCCTGCTAGTGACCGCAATCTTCTTTTTCCTTACGGCACAGGTACAGCGAACGGTCGCCGCTGATAGCGGAAAAGCGATATTTAAAGAAGTAGTTGTGAGAAAAGGAGATACATTGTGGAATGTGGCCAAAAGGCACTTGCAGCCAGGGGAAGATATACGTGCCTTTATTTATGAAATAAAGCAAATCAATAGCTTAGAAACATCTATGGTTTATCCCGGCCAGGTGTTAAGAATACCTGTTATTAAGTAA
- the lexA gene encoding transcriptional repressor LexA, which yields MYEDLSRRQLAILEFIKEEIRKKGYPPSVREIGQAVGLSSSSTVHSHLAQLEKKGYIRRDPTKPRAIEVLDRSRETQKETVNVPLVGRVAAGQPILAEENIEDTFPLPLEFARSEEVFFLRVKGDSMIEAGIFEGDYLLVRRQNTAQNGDIVVALVDDEATVKRFYKEKGYVKLQPENQYMEPIITANVTIVGKVIGLFRKIY from the coding sequence ATGTACGAGGATCTCAGCCGTCGACAGTTAGCCATTTTGGAATTTATTAAAGAGGAAATTCGTAAAAAAGGCTACCCACCATCAGTTAGAGAGATTGGTCAAGCTGTAGGTCTGAGTTCCAGCTCTACGGTACACTCTCATTTGGCTCAATTGGAGAAAAAAGGATATATTCGCCGGGATCCTACCAAACCTAGAGCTATTGAAGTACTTGACAGGTCAAGAGAAACACAAAAGGAAACGGTTAATGTGCCTCTGGTAGGCCGGGTAGCCGCCGGACAACCGATTTTGGCGGAAGAAAATATTGAGGATACCTTCCCCCTTCCCTTGGAGTTTGCGCGAAGTGAGGAAGTATTCTTCCTTAGAGTAAAAGGAGACAGCATGATAGAAGCAGGCATTTTTGAAGGGGATTACCTGTTAGTGCGACGTCAGAACACGGCCCAGAACGGGGACATTGTAGTGGCGTTGGTAGATGATGAAGCTACGGTAAAGCGTTTTTACAAAGAAAAGGGTTATGTAAAATTACAGCCGGAAAACCAATACATGGAACCTATCATTACTGCCAATGTAACTATTGTCGGTAAGGTTATCGGGCTTTTCCGGAAGATTTATTAA
- a CDS encoding monovalent cation:proton antiporter family protein yields MQEVAFHPLLLVVVLAFAVPFVLEHLRIIRIPVVVGEILAGLVIGKSGLNVVTADPWLDFLATFGFTYLMFLSGLEVDLEGINLSRVNNKRPQIARLLTGALLYFVATLILSFLIALFLWQQKLIKNPWLLALIFSTTSLGIVVPVLKERGLIDTSLGQNILISAVLADFLTMFLTTVLVALATTGPTHEVLLILVLFVAFFLLYRTGLVLSRLPIMRNLAGATSEIQVRGALATMLFFISLAQELGSEIILGAFLAGVIISLLSRRGSSLRLKLDAIGYGFFIPIFFITVGSQLDLAVLVHSHTALILVPAFLVSAFLVKVIPALFFRSYSNLREKLAAGILLSSRLSLIIAVSTIGLRLGAISETTHAAVIIVAIVTSSLSPVLFSKLVDPGRPKQLKTLIIGASEAGLVLAQRLKNRHQHHVVVVDHDPVRLAKGKDMGLTLVNSDATTYQGLEKAGITEATAVVAATGDDAVNLRVAEIARRQYGIKNVIAFLNNLRNTQVAEDLGIKVVTPPLSTLIVAENILVHPETFSLLRDEPEDTTFEEVRLRNHRFFEQRLKYINLPGDVLVVSIIRGQDRIVPRGNTLLKKDDLLILMGNRDSIKEASRQLGAV; encoded by the coding sequence ATGCAAGAGGTGGCATTTCATCCGTTGCTGCTTGTAGTTGTTTTAGCTTTTGCGGTGCCCTTTGTTCTGGAGCACCTTCGTATTATACGTATCCCCGTTGTAGTGGGAGAAATTCTTGCCGGTTTAGTTATAGGAAAAAGCGGTTTAAACGTGGTGACCGCCGACCCTTGGTTAGACTTTCTGGCCACTTTTGGTTTTACATATCTGATGTTCCTTTCGGGCTTAGAAGTAGATTTAGAAGGAATAAACTTAAGTCGAGTTAATAACAAGAGGCCACAGATTGCCCGCCTCCTCACGGGGGCATTACTTTATTTTGTTGCAACTTTAATATTATCTTTCCTAATTGCTCTCTTCCTCTGGCAACAAAAACTGATAAAGAATCCCTGGCTACTTGCCCTTATATTCTCCACTACTTCTCTAGGAATTGTAGTACCGGTACTGAAGGAACGCGGTCTTATTGATACCTCTTTGGGGCAGAATATCTTGATTTCCGCAGTTCTGGCGGATTTTTTAACCATGTTTCTGACAACTGTACTGGTGGCACTAGCAACAACCGGCCCTACGCATGAAGTTCTACTAATTTTGGTTCTATTTGTCGCTTTCTTTCTGTTGTACCGTACTGGATTGGTTTTGTCACGACTTCCCATAATGCGTAATTTAGCTGGTGCAACCAGCGAGATACAAGTAAGAGGCGCGCTGGCAACCATGTTATTTTTTATTTCCTTAGCTCAGGAATTGGGGTCAGAGATTATTCTCGGAGCGTTCCTGGCTGGCGTTATAATTTCCCTCCTCAGCCGGCGTGGCTCGAGTTTGCGTTTGAAATTAGATGCCATCGGTTACGGCTTTTTCATTCCCATATTTTTCATTACTGTCGGCAGCCAACTCGATCTGGCGGTGCTTGTTCATTCCCATACCGCTCTCATCCTTGTTCCGGCATTTCTTGTATCAGCCTTTCTCGTCAAAGTTATCCCTGCTCTCTTTTTTCGAAGTTACTCAAATTTACGGGAAAAACTGGCCGCCGGTATTCTTCTTTCCTCTCGTCTCAGTCTGATTATTGCTGTCTCTACAATCGGTCTAAGGTTAGGGGCTATCAGCGAGACAACTCATGCGGCGGTAATCATTGTAGCCATTGTTACCTCCTCTCTTTCCCCTGTTTTATTCAGTAAGCTTGTAGACCCCGGTCGGCCGAAACAGCTCAAAACTCTAATCATAGGCGCTAGCGAAGCCGGACTGGTGCTGGCCCAGCGTTTAAAAAATAGACACCAGCATCATGTGGTAGTAGTTGATCATGATCCGGTACGTCTAGCTAAAGGTAAAGACATGGGATTGACACTGGTTAATTCGGACGCTACTACGTATCAGGGTTTAGAGAAAGCGGGTATCACAGAAGCGACTGCAGTGGTTGCGGCTACAGGAGACGATGCTGTAAACTTGCGCGTTGCGGAAATTGCACGCCGACAGTATGGAATAAAAAACGTAATTGCTTTTCTGAATAACTTACGTAATACTCAAGTAGCGGAAGATTTGGGTATTAAGGTTGTAACCCCTCCCCTGTCCACCCTGATTGTTGCAGAAAATATTCTTGTTCATCCAGAAACCTTCAGTTTACTACGGGATGAACCGGAAGATACGACTTTTGAGGAAGTACGCTTGCGTAACCACCGTTTTTTCGAGCAACGACTCAAATATATTAATTTGCCGGGCGACGTGCTAGTTGTATCTATAATACGGGGGCAGGATAGAATTGTTCCTAGAGGAAACACGCTATTAAAAAAAGATGATCTGCTGATCTTGATGGGCAATAGGGATTCTATTAAAGAAGCTTCCCGACAACTAGGAGCAGTTTAA
- the glnA gene encoding type I glutamate--ammonia ligase: MSLTKEDVLRIAKEKDVRFVRLQFTDIFGVLKNVAITVEQLEKALDGELMFDGSSIEGFVRIEESDMYLKPDPNTFVTFPWRPQEGSVARLICDVYTPDGEPFEGCPRCTLKRVLQEASELGYTVNVGPEAEFFLFLVDENGKPTTITHDKASYFDLTPVDLGENARRDMVIALQDMGFEVEASHHEVGPGQHEIDFKYDDALATADKIVTFKFVVRTIAQRHGLHATFMPKPLYGIAGSGMHTHLSLFANGTNVFYDPNSKYQLSETAMYFIGGLLKHARGYTAITNPTVNSYKRLVSGFEAPVYIAWSEKNRSPLVRIPARRGTGTRVEVRNPDPSCNPYLALAVLIKAGLDGVKNRIVPPPPIDKNIYALTPEERKEMQIASLPVDLNEALEELSRNPVIRAALGDHIYNRFTEAKRIEWDNYRMQVHQWELDQYLTKF; the protein is encoded by the coding sequence ATGTCTTTAACCAAAGAAGATGTACTCCGCATAGCTAAGGAAAAGGACGTACGATTCGTCAGGCTTCAGTTCACCGATATTTTCGGTGTATTGAAGAACGTAGCCATTACGGTTGAACAGCTCGAGAAAGCCTTGGACGGCGAATTAATGTTTGACGGATCCTCAATTGAGGGTTTTGTGCGGATTGAAGAATCCGACATGTATCTTAAACCCGACCCCAATACTTTTGTCACTTTTCCTTGGCGACCGCAAGAGGGATCGGTAGCGCGCCTAATTTGTGACGTTTATACTCCGGATGGAGAACCTTTTGAAGGCTGTCCCCGGTGTACCTTAAAAAGAGTATTGCAGGAAGCATCGGAACTGGGATATACGGTCAATGTAGGGCCTGAAGCAGAATTCTTTCTTTTCCTAGTTGATGAAAATGGTAAGCCCACCACCATAACCCATGATAAAGCCAGCTATTTCGATCTCACACCGGTGGACTTGGGGGAAAACGCCCGCCGCGACATGGTTATTGCCTTACAGGATATGGGATTCGAAGTGGAGGCCTCCCACCATGAAGTAGGGCCGGGACAACATGAAATAGATTTCAAATATGATGATGCTTTGGCAACCGCTGATAAAATCGTTACTTTTAAATTTGTAGTTCGGACCATTGCCCAACGGCATGGACTTCACGCCACTTTTATGCCCAAACCCCTCTACGGCATTGCCGGTTCAGGCATGCACACCCATCTATCTCTGTTCGCCAATGGTACCAATGTATTTTATGATCCGAACAGCAAATATCAGCTCAGCGAAACGGCTATGTATTTTATAGGTGGGCTGTTAAAACATGCCCGCGGGTATACGGCCATAACCAACCCGACTGTAAATTCTTATAAGCGGCTTGTTTCTGGTTTTGAAGCACCGGTATACATTGCTTGGTCGGAAAAAAACAGGAGTCCGTTGGTACGTATTCCCGCGCGCAGGGGAACCGGTACTAGGGTAGAGGTAAGAAACCCCGACCCCTCCTGTAATCCCTATTTAGCCCTCGCCGTACTGATCAAAGCGGGACTGGATGGGGTAAAGAACAGGATCGTGCCGCCTCCGCCTATCGATAAAAATATCTATGCTTTAACTCCTGAAGAAAGAAAAGAAATGCAGATTGCAAGTCTACCTGTGGATTTAAATGAAGCCTTAGAAGAGCTCTCCCGGAATCCAGTAATCCGCGCAGCGTTAGGTGATCATATCTATAACCGCTTCACGGAAGCTAAAAGGATAGAATGGGACAACTATCGCATGCAAGTTCATCAATGGGAGTTGGATCAATATCTCACCAAGTTTTAA